One genomic segment of Ricinus communis isolate WT05 ecotype wild-type chromosome 5, ASM1957865v1, whole genome shotgun sequence includes these proteins:
- the LOC8258766 gene encoding N-acylphosphatidylethanolamine synthase isoform X2 yields the protein MWGFNGFPTCDSNLARWVLAAEDICFKNPVFSYFFRLGKCIPITRGAGIYQEHMNEALEHLSNGAWLHTFPEGKVCQEDAPIRRLKWGTASLIVRAPVTPIVLPIVHRGFEEVMPENYWFGRRPLFPLCNKMINIVVGEPIEFDLPRMRQMAISLSHNFPVPAKGWPGIPHHGLDEAAQRCLYMAISEKIQRVMESLRCSDKSSVKR from the exons ATGTGGGGATTTAATGGTTTTCCCACCTGTGATTCAAATTTAGCTCGATGGGTACTTGCCGCTGAAGACATTTGTTTCAAAAATCCcgttttttcttattttttccgCCTAG GGAAATGTATACCTATTACTAGGGGCGCTGGAATTTATCAAGAGCACATGAATGAAGCTCTTGAACACTTGAGCAATGGAGCTTGG CTTCATACTTTTCCTGAAGGAAAAGTATGCCAAGAGGATGCACCAATAAGAAGATTAAAATGGGGAACTGCTAGTCTCATTGTTCGTGCCCCGGTAACTCCAATAGTCTTGCCCATTGTTCATAGAGGTTTCGAGGAG GTGATGCCTGAGAATTATTGGTTTGGAAGAAGGCCTCTTTTTCCATTATGTAACAAGATGATTAACATAGTTGTTGGTGAGCCAATAGAATTTGACCTTCCTAGAATGAGGCAAATGGCAATATCTCTCTCGCATAACTTCCCTGTTCCTGCCAAAGGATGGCCTGGCATTCCCCATCATGGACTAGATGAAGCAGCACAAAGATGTCTTTACATGGCTATTTCGGAAAAAATTCAAAGAGTCATGGAAAGCTTGAGATGCTCGGACAAAAGTTCTGTGAAGCGATGA
- the LOC8258766 gene encoding N-acylphosphatidylethanolamine synthase isoform X1, which produces MRRKMEWAGKGKHLGGIPRKMLFMAVGAFAKAVSNLLNTSSVHNADTLIHLVRSRPSGVPLITVSNHMSTLDDPVMWGFNGFPTCDSNLARWVLAAEDICFKNPVFSYFFRLGKCIPITRGAGIYQEHMNEALEHLSNGAWLHTFPEGKVCQEDAPIRRLKWGTASLIVRAPVTPIVLPIVHRGFEEVMPENYWFGRRPLFPLCNKMINIVVGEPIEFDLPRMRQMAISLSHNFPVPAKGWPGIPHHGLDEAAQRCLYMAISEKIQRVMESLRCSDKSSVKR; this is translated from the exons ATGAGGCGAAAAATGGAGTGGGCAGGAAAAGGAAAGCACTTGGGAGGAATTCCAAGGAAGATGCTGTTTATGGCAGTAGGGGCATTCGCTAAGGCAGTATCAAATCTTCTCAACACTAGTTCTGTTCATAATGCGGATACACTTATTCATCTAGTTCGATCCCGACCCTCTGGGGTACCCCTCATCACTGTTAGCAATCACATGTCCAC GTTGGATGATCCAGTCATGTGGGGATTTAATGGTTTTCCCACCTGTGATTCAAATTTAGCTCGATGGGTACTTGCCGCTGAAGACATTTGTTTCAAAAATCCcgttttttcttattttttccgCCTAG GGAAATGTATACCTATTACTAGGGGCGCTGGAATTTATCAAGAGCACATGAATGAAGCTCTTGAACACTTGAGCAATGGAGCTTGG CTTCATACTTTTCCTGAAGGAAAAGTATGCCAAGAGGATGCACCAATAAGAAGATTAAAATGGGGAACTGCTAGTCTCATTGTTCGTGCCCCGGTAACTCCAATAGTCTTGCCCATTGTTCATAGAGGTTTCGAGGAG GTGATGCCTGAGAATTATTGGTTTGGAAGAAGGCCTCTTTTTCCATTATGTAACAAGATGATTAACATAGTTGTTGGTGAGCCAATAGAATTTGACCTTCCTAGAATGAGGCAAATGGCAATATCTCTCTCGCATAACTTCCCTGTTCCTGCCAAAGGATGGCCTGGCATTCCCCATCATGGACTAGATGAAGCAGCACAAAGATGTCTTTACATGGCTATTTCGGAAAAAATTCAAAGAGTCATGGAAAGCTTGAGATGCTCGGACAAAAGTTCTGTGAAGCGATGA